One genomic window of Devosia salina includes the following:
- a CDS encoding glyoxalase superfamily protein: MSFSLDTPSAQTLKSEAKSLREQRARSGQQLSHSAALEEVARAHGYRDWNTARAALPDRVAVPFQVGMRVKGHYLEQPFRGLLIGVQLAHNMQAYTVTIQFDEPVNVTPTFMFAALRQRVTATVDIHGVSPALRGNGVPQMRLMRE; the protein is encoded by the coding sequence ATGTCTTTTTCTCTCGATACCCCATCCGCCCAGACTCTGAAGTCCGAGGCAAAATCCCTGCGCGAACAGCGCGCCCGATCCGGCCAGCAACTGAGCCACAGCGCCGCGCTTGAAGAAGTGGCGCGCGCCCATGGCTACCGCGACTGGAACACCGCCCGCGCTGCCCTGCCGGACCGGGTGGCCGTGCCCTTCCAGGTCGGCATGCGCGTCAAAGGCCACTATCTTGAGCAGCCCTTCAGGGGATTGCTGATCGGCGTGCAGCTGGCCCACAACATGCAGGCCTATACCGTCACCATCCAGTTCGACGAACCGGTGAATGTGACGCCGACCTTCATGTTCGCCGCGCTGCGCCAGCGGGTGACCGCGACCGTGGATATCCATGGCGTCTCGCCCGCCCTGCGTGGCAATGGCGTGCCGCAGATGCGCTTGATGCGCGAGTGA
- the nagA gene encoding N-acetylglucosamine-6-phosphate deacetylase — protein sequence MSDLLAFSGARIFDGNDWHDDAVLLVEFGYVSGIVSRDAVPAHAEHIALDGGMLVPGFVDLQVNGGGGVLFNNAPTLESIRTICSAHAQFGTTALLPTLITDTAAINDLAIAAGIAADAERVPGFIGLHLEGPHLALARKGTHDPALIRPMDDADLARLTAAAKALPTLLCTVAAETVPPDRIAALAAAGAIVSIGHSDASYDQAIAAFDAGASMATHLFNAMSQMGNREPGVVGAVLARPEVTAGMIADGIHVHPASMGAALRAKRGPGRIFLVTDAMSQTGTDLTSFELNGRTITRAHGALRLADGTLAGADLDMIDAVNFMIDTIGLEPDEAFRMASLYPAQAIGMAETLGHLGPAAAASFVHLSDDRRVRSTWIAGEKVWSGSN from the coding sequence ATGAGCGACCTTCTCGCCTTTTCCGGCGCGCGCATCTTTGATGGCAATGACTGGCATGACGATGCGGTTCTGCTCGTAGAGTTCGGTTACGTCTCCGGCATCGTTTCGCGCGATGCCGTGCCGGCCCATGCCGAGCACATCGCGCTGGACGGGGGCATGCTGGTGCCCGGCTTTGTGGATCTGCAGGTCAATGGCGGCGGCGGCGTGCTGTTCAACAACGCGCCCACGCTCGAATCCATCCGCACCATCTGCTCGGCGCACGCCCAGTTCGGAACGACGGCGTTGCTGCCGACCCTGATTACCGACACTGCGGCCATCAACGACCTGGCCATCGCCGCGGGCATTGCTGCGGACGCCGAGCGCGTGCCTGGCTTCATCGGCCTTCATCTGGAAGGGCCGCATCTGGCGCTGGCCCGCAAGGGTACCCACGATCCTGCCCTGATCCGTCCGATGGACGACGCCGATCTGGCGCGCCTCACAGCCGCCGCGAAAGCCTTGCCCACCCTGTTGTGTACAGTCGCCGCCGAAACCGTGCCGCCCGACCGGATTGCGGCGCTGGCGGCGGCCGGAGCAATTGTCAGCATTGGGCATTCGGACGCCAGCTATGATCAGGCCATAGCCGCCTTCGATGCCGGCGCCAGCATGGCGACGCACCTGTTCAACGCCATGAGCCAGATGGGCAACCGTGAACCGGGCGTCGTCGGTGCGGTCCTCGCCCGGCCCGAGGTCACCGCCGGGATGATTGCCGACGGCATTCACGTTCACCCCGCCTCGATGGGCGCGGCGCTGCGCGCCAAGCGCGGTCCCGGCCGTATATTCCTGGTGACCGACGCCATGTCCCAGACCGGTACCGACCTCACCAGCTTCGAACTCAATGGCCGCACCATCACCCGTGCCCACGGCGCCCTGCGCCTGGCCGACGGCACGCTGGCCGGGGCAGATCTCGACATGATCGACGCTGTCAATTTCATGATCGACACCATTGGCCTGGAGCCGGACGAGGCCTTCCGCATGGCCTCCCTCTATCCAGCGCAAGCGATTGGCATGGCCGAAACCCTGGGTCACCTGGGCCCCGCTGCAGCGGCCAGCTTCGTACATCTCTCGGACGACCGCCGGGTCCGCTCCACCTGGATCGCTGGCGAAAAGGTGTGGTCGGGGTCGAACTAG
- a CDS encoding sulfite exporter TauE/SafE family protein, which produces MTEILLLLAGLVGGALNSLAGGGSFIVFPALLFSGVPPVLANASNTYAALPGYVSGAAGYWKSVAGYKDRLVIYGLVSAVFGYLGAELLLVVSDEQFSLVVPWLMGFAVALFVFGNRINMALRARSGEKRGMKALGAVLLMALLAAVCVYGGFFNAGLGILLLAFLAMAGMTDIHAMNGLKLYISSIVAVVAVARFALNGSIDWYHGSIALVGVTIGGYAAARLARFIPTHWIRIGVIVYGIGMTGYFFWGAYFA; this is translated from the coding sequence ATGACCGAAATCCTGTTGCTGTTGGCGGGCCTGGTCGGTGGCGCACTCAATTCGCTGGCCGGTGGAGGCTCGTTCATCGTGTTTCCGGCGCTGCTGTTTTCTGGCGTTCCGCCGGTGCTGGCCAATGCTTCCAACACCTATGCGGCCCTGCCCGGCTATGTCAGCGGCGCCGCCGGCTATTGGAAATCGGTGGCCGGCTACAAGGATCGCCTGGTGATCTATGGCCTCGTGTCAGCGGTCTTCGGCTATCTGGGTGCCGAACTGCTGCTGGTGGTTTCCGACGAGCAGTTCTCGCTGGTCGTGCCCTGGCTCATGGGATTTGCGGTCGCGCTGTTCGTTTTCGGCAACCGGATCAACATGGCGCTGCGAGCCCGCAGCGGCGAGAAACGCGGCATGAAAGCGCTGGGCGCAGTGCTCTTGATGGCGCTCCTGGCGGCGGTCTGCGTCTATGGCGGGTTCTTCAATGCCGGGCTCGGCATCTTGCTGCTCGCCTTTCTCGCCATGGCCGGCATGACCGACATTCACGCCATGAACGGGCTCAAGCTCTATATCTCGTCCATCGTGGCGGTGGTGGCGGTCGCCCGCTTCGCGCTCAATGGTTCAATCGACTGGTATCACGGCTCGATCGCGCTGGTCGGCGTCACCATCGGTGGCTATGCCGCGGCCCGGCTGGCCAGATTCATCCCGACGCATTGGATCCGCATTGGCGTGATCGTCTATGGCATCGGCATGACGGGGTATTTCTTCTGGGGCGCGTATTTCGCATAG
- a CDS encoding SIS domain-containing protein, with protein sequence MRQEVDQIPQVVAGFLKASAGSLDDAAARLRALDPALVVTVARGSSDHASAYLKYAIELTMGVPVASVGPSIASIYGRDLKLGKAAAIAVSQSGKSPDIVGMAQSARRSGATTIAITNTPDSPLAGASDVTIDLHAGLEKSVAATKTFVTSVVAGLALLARWSGDADLGCAIDALPDSLAQAVACDWSEMIPALDGHSALYVLGRGPGFAIANEAALKFKETCGIQGESYSAAEVMHGPVSIVTPGYPVLGLAARDAAEASVADMAHKLAGQGARAFLTSDRAGAATRLPFAATGHPITDPLALIVSFYGFVEALARHRGLNPDEPPMLRKVTETV encoded by the coding sequence ATGCGCCAGGAAGTTGATCAGATTCCGCAGGTGGTTGCCGGGTTCCTCAAGGCCTCGGCCGGTTCGCTCGACGATGCAGCGGCGCGCCTGCGCGCCCTTGACCCAGCCCTGGTGGTGACCGTGGCGCGCGGTTCCTCGGACCATGCCTCGGCCTATCTCAAATACGCGATCGAGCTGACCATGGGTGTTCCAGTGGCCTCGGTGGGCCCTTCCATCGCCTCGATCTATGGACGCGACTTAAAGCTCGGCAAGGCTGCGGCCATCGCCGTTTCGCAGTCGGGGAAGAGCCCGGACATCGTCGGCATGGCGCAGTCTGCCCGCCGCAGCGGGGCCACCACGATCGCCATCACCAACACGCCGGACTCGCCGCTGGCCGGCGCCAGTGACGTGACCATCGATCTTCATGCCGGCCTTGAAAAGAGCGTTGCGGCAACCAAGACATTCGTCACCTCCGTCGTCGCGGGCCTTGCGCTCCTGGCGCGCTGGAGCGGCGATGCGGACCTCGGTTGCGCCATCGATGCGCTGCCCGATAGCCTGGCCCAGGCTGTGGCCTGCGACTGGTCCGAGATGATTCCGGCGCTGGACGGACATTCCGCGCTTTATGTGCTGGGCCGTGGTCCGGGCTTTGCCATCGCCAATGAAGCGGCGCTGAAGTTCAAGGAGACCTGCGGCATCCAGGGCGAATCCTACAGTGCCGCCGAGGTGATGCACGGCCCGGTCTCGATCGTGACCCCCGGATATCCGGTACTGGGCCTGGCGGCCCGGGATGCGGCCGAGGCTTCGGTCGCCGACATGGCCCACAAGTTGGCCGGGCAGGGCGCGCGCGCCTTCCTCACCAGCGATCGGGCGGGAGCGGCGACGCGTCTGCCCTTTGCCGCCACGGGCCACCCGATCACCGATCCGCTCGCCCTGATCGTTTCCTTCTACGGCTTCGTGGAGGCGCTGGCGCGCCATCGCGGCCTCAACCCCGATGAGCCGCCAATGCTGCGCAAGGTCACGGAGACGGTATGA
- a CDS encoding GntR family transcriptional regulator, with translation MTEQSGNIFGEGPVVLPIGGPLYLQLKRWIEDAITRGLINPGDALPSERDLAQRADVSRVTVRKAVQQLVHEGVLVQRHGSGTFVAPETQRVEQSLSQLTSFTEDMARRGMAVRAEWLERGLYLPSPEETIILGLGAGQRVARISRLRLTGDTPLAIERASLSADILPEPTAIKDSLYKHLEVSGTRPVRAIQRIRAANIAEDDAHLLQIPVGSAGLHIERISYLGTGRVIEFTRSIYRGDTYDFVAELRLGDASNGARKS, from the coding sequence GTGACTGAACAGTCCGGCAATATTTTTGGCGAGGGACCGGTCGTGCTGCCGATTGGTGGCCCGCTCTACCTCCAGCTCAAGCGCTGGATAGAAGATGCCATAACGCGTGGGCTTATCAACCCCGGCGATGCCTTGCCCTCCGAGCGGGACCTGGCGCAACGCGCAGATGTGTCGCGCGTCACCGTTCGCAAGGCTGTGCAGCAGCTGGTGCACGAAGGCGTGCTGGTGCAGCGGCACGGGTCGGGCACGTTCGTCGCGCCCGAAACCCAGCGGGTCGAGCAATCGCTCTCCCAGCTCACCTCCTTCACCGAAGATATGGCGCGCCGTGGCATGGCGGTGCGGGCCGAATGGCTGGAGCGTGGCCTCTATCTGCCGTCGCCGGAGGAAACCATCATCCTCGGGCTCGGCGCCGGCCAGCGCGTGGCCCGCATTTCGCGCCTGCGCCTCACCGGCGACACACCGCTCGCCATAGAGCGCGCGAGCCTGTCTGCCGACATCCTGCCCGAGCCAACCGCCATCAAGGATTCGCTCTACAAGCATCTCGAAGTGTCGGGCACCCGTCCGGTGCGCGCTATCCAGCGCATTCGCGCCGCCAATATCGCCGAGGACGATGCCCACCTCCTACAGATTCCCGTCGGGTCCGCAGGACTGCATATCGAGCGCATTTCCTATCTCGGCACCGGCCGCGTCATCGAATTCACCCGCTCCATCTATCGGGGCGACACCTATGACTTTGTTGCCGAGCTGCGGCTTGGCGATGCCAGCAATGGAGCCCGCAAATCGTGA
- a CDS encoding DUF2147 domain-containing protein, translating to MTGRIDIWRGWLAAPLLAGMVGTVAAQDAASPALIEGVWRTLLQSEITISPCEGGYCGHLSHIVVPEGMLSGAEAEAAAAMAPEDFFDYRNEDPALRDRPMLGLQILTLWPGKEAYIFDGEIYNPEDGKTYSGYVEMVGPDTLRLNGCVLFNVVCRGEEWTRVPAEEIEARLEAEAAEPAASVQ from the coding sequence ATGACAGGCAGGATCGACATATGGCGCGGATGGCTGGCAGCACCGCTCCTGGCCGGCATGGTCGGCACTGTTGCAGCGCAGGATGCGGCATCGCCGGCACTGATCGAAGGGGTCTGGCGCACGCTGCTGCAATCGGAAATCACCATCAGCCCATGCGAGGGCGGCTATTGCGGCCATCTTTCGCACATCGTGGTGCCCGAGGGCATGCTGAGCGGCGCCGAGGCGGAAGCGGCCGCGGCCATGGCACCCGAAGACTTCTTCGACTATCGCAATGAAGATCCCGCCCTGCGGGACCGCCCGATGCTGGGGCTACAGATCCTGACCCTGTGGCCGGGTAAAGAGGCCTACATTTTCGACGGGGAGATCTACAATCCCGAGGATGGCAAGACCTATTCGGGCTATGTCGAGATGGTCGGCCCGGACACGCTGCGCCTCAATGGCTGCGTGCTGTTCAATGTCGTGTGCCGCGGCGAAGAATGGACGCGCGTGCCGGCGGAAGAAATCGAAGCGCGGCTGGAAGCCGAGGCGGCAGAGCCTGCCGCCTCGGTCCAGTAG
- a CDS encoding N-acetylmuramic acid 6-phosphate etherase, translated as MADKQTEGRHAQAAGLDLMADADILALLARGQVAAAECVGAAAPAIAEGAVLAARTIREGGRLIYAAAGSSGLMALADALELPGTYGIARDRIVVLLAGGQDALVDMRGGPEDDGDAARTALEAVAPDARDCVIAVTASGHTPYPLAAVDAARQAGARSIGIANNAGASLFERVDVSICLETPPEVIAGSTRMGAGTAQKIALNMLSTLMAIRLGHVHDGFMVNVVADNEKLRGRARGIVMAVAGVDGVIAERALKASGGAVKPAILLALGVSSPAEAETLLARHDGHLRPAIAQLPEPKAG; from the coding sequence ATGGCCGACAAGCAGACCGAAGGGCGCCACGCGCAGGCGGCAGGGCTGGACCTGATGGCCGATGCCGACATCCTCGCGCTTCTCGCCCGCGGCCAGGTGGCGGCAGCCGAATGCGTTGGCGCTGCTGCGCCGGCCATTGCCGAAGGCGCGGTCTTGGCCGCCCGCACAATCAGGGAGGGTGGCAGGCTGATCTATGCCGCAGCGGGCAGTTCCGGCCTGATGGCGCTTGCCGATGCCCTCGAATTGCCGGGCACCTACGGCATCGCGCGGGACCGGATCGTCGTATTGCTGGCAGGCGGCCAGGACGCGCTCGTCGACATGCGCGGCGGACCTGAGGACGATGGCGACGCCGCCCGCACCGCACTCGAAGCGGTTGCACCGGACGCGCGGGATTGTGTCATCGCGGTGACCGCCAGCGGGCATACGCCCTATCCACTTGCGGCAGTGGATGCCGCCCGGCAGGCCGGTGCGCGCAGCATCGGCATCGCCAACAATGCCGGGGCGAGCCTGTTCGAGCGGGTCGATGTGTCCATCTGCCTCGAGACGCCGCCAGAGGTCATCGCCGGGTCCACGCGCATGGGCGCGGGAACGGCGCAGAAGATCGCACTCAACATGCTGTCCACCCTTATGGCGATCCGCCTGGGTCATGTGCATGACGGGTTCATGGTCAATGTGGTGGCGGACAACGAGAAATTGCGCGGCCGGGCGCGGGGCATCGTGATGGCCGTGGCGGGCGTGGACGGCGTTATTGCCGAGAGAGCGCTGAAGGCCAGTGGCGGCGCCGTAAAGCCGGCCATTCTCCTGGCCCTCGGCGTCAGCTCCCCCGCCGAAGCCGAGACGTTGCTGGCCCGCCATGACGGCCATCTGCGCCCTGCCATTGCACAGCTGCCAGAACCCAAGGCCGGGTAG